A single genomic interval of Notolabrus celidotus isolate fNotCel1 chromosome 13, fNotCel1.pri, whole genome shotgun sequence harbors:
- the ccdc180 gene encoding coiled-coil domain-containing protein 180 isoform X2: protein MSESRAVPSGKVYQQLFGAQVQLSRSLLAGRRDTRTDCLSAEDSNTHCSTTSRGQQLDDADEVDDVCRLPDSMAVSRPSSDFLERLAEKKSRKHKEALTQLDKELSEITQVYETRVRAVSEELRSSLQNVDLFLNNLKDRMKNLEHLENVTLQDVCSLWEEVEEAVKIKKTRIMELNQKLTEAESKRTDQIRVVLRKYCPLLEKISYLPPFDVHRLIHNEATMLNQSLLANRRSVARLLLLLQEQNLQQEALLRLHWEDCLSRWRSARVREITDCYRELCSSDEDQEQVLVQKAAQKMKQTQQELMEKRRDIVSNMCSLVPPLCSVSLVSDWFNQLMAVNEQIDSVHADHLNQLCGCYEQRWQDRLTEVERCKEALSALQLPEDEVKYVVGSKLLPLTGQSQNLVEERLAGFNVCCESLACRAVSLSRCVFNLIRGAALLWETHNRRLKMREEELQQQMDDLRGSQQHHIQRKKVSLDVLLGALRQEGSESALKTSLDKAVVFLQEVQQSCRQQVSDQCQLLDRLPSLLLEELLSYSSSLSSFFRLNHTYRPSPEDLQKLHPSLSSTSDQLNSGGAETEKPEEMTENHPISCQTDTDLAQPSDDWLTEAESSLKDLCDIRSDVTFTSSSGVAYTGPAFSCPAPDLPDDQQQETHLTLFPVELLTHKLISVRTLFLENLEQHFRDVLSAAVIMVTHREEVLHSEEELHLKQLNHQHIQTHIYEPRLAELQLHKQRVDAHFDGVSDVLASCKLELKDLQTSIKEKNEKFSATVSNMDDNIMTADNSQRLEAVSSALQDCLDKHIRDTQDCQTSFRQTVQIRLEEVRHRTAQLLMSFRLFSEGGDFSPQEVKMFQRKVKEKTKQIRVAEKSIYSELEGFESKSLLQVKEVSGRFEETLSVLKTEVMFTEKIKKIISSTRVSIKAEAASSNQQQDALSSRLEDLRRLMEDTQVSPDQVSSFLSSVSDDFKKRSQYLEFSWVHTLQESLSPRPKSRKKVRSAPPPGLLQPSRKGVYILNDPVVGVIKFLNRFSMIQEDGTEEVEKEERGRTASGQSSVRRLQQRCTSSVSNLSVGRGSKSIRSDRRLQVFGPKPDPEQTSHSLSSAVNGVLWKANDVILPVAEDFYLSKRGSRFLLVPDSLNQWAESMQQRLLGYQDQARKLLSTSRDELMIQLSFLAELLKLLPKVLITNHERQQVAKLREEVGGVRMKLEDTLTAGEKEKGENVRQLRASLRDDELQTTSGGEELRQQQLHSAICSTHLELQECVRVRGEEFVTSLASLTEKLLHQLDDLLTASDTEAQASQQHPEESSLTTETGEEPGPKLCTVSRTFSGIPYPMPPADLPPGVTIATTASITTTRCSSVHEAVIELRDAAVKRFEQLLRSESSRSDDDKGRRLSELQSWRQQTPT from the exons atgaGTGAGAGCAGAGCGGTGCCGAGCGGGAAGGTTTACCAACAGCTGTTTGGTGCTCAG gtTCAGCTGTCCAGGTCTCTGCTGGCAGGGCGGAGAGACACAAGGACAGACTGTCTGTCTGCTGAGGACAgcaacacacactgcagcacaaccagcag ggggcagcagctgGATGATGCTGATGAAGTGGATGATGTTTGCAGACTTCCTGACTCTATGG CGGTCTCCcgtccgagctctgacttcctcgAACGACTGGCcgagaaaaaaagcagaaaacacaaagaagctCTGACACAGCTGGACAAAGAGCTTAGTGAAATCACTCAG GTGTATGAGACTCGGGTGAGGGCTGTGAGCGAGGAGCTGCGGTCCTCTCTGCAGAATGTAGACTTGTTTTTGAACAACCTGAAGGACAGAATGAAAAACCTGGAGCACCTGGAGAACGTCACTCTGCAG gatgtgTGTAGTCtctgggaggaggtggaggaggcggTGAAGATAAAGAAGACCAGAATCATGGAGCTGAACCAGAAACTGACGGAAGCCGAGAGCAAACGAACCGACCAG atCCGAGTTGTGCTCAGGAAatactgccccctgctggagaaGATAAGCTACCTGCCGCCTTTTGATGTCCACAGACTCATCCACAATGAGGCCACT aTGTTGAACCAGTCTCTGTTGGCGAACCGTCGAAGCGTGGCgcgtctgctgctgctcctccaagaGCAGAACCTGCAGCAGGAGGCGCTCCTCCGCCTGCACTGGGAGGACTGTCTGAGCCGCTGGAGGAGCGCCAGAGTCAGAGAGATTACAGACTGCTACAG AGAACTCTGCAGCAGTGATGAGGACCAGGAGCAGGTCTTAGTTCAGAAGGCCGCTCAGAAGATGAAACAAACTCAACAAGAACTGATGGAAAAACGCCGGGACATCGTCAGCAACATGTG CTCTCTGGTCCCGCCCCTCTGCTCCGTTTCTCTGGTCTCTGATTGGTTCAACCAACTCATGGCTGTCAATGAACAGATAG acagTGTTCACGCTGACCACCTCAATCAGCTGTGTGGTTGTTATGAGCAGAGGTGGCAGGATCGACTGACGGAGGTGGAGCGCTGTAAG GAGGCGctctcagctctgcagctccCTGAGGACGAAGTGAAGTATGTCGTCGGCTCCAAGCTGCTGCCTCTGACTGGTCAAAGCCAGAATCTAGTAGAAGAGAGATTGGCTGGTTTTAAC gtgtGCTGTGAGTCTCTGGCCTGCCGCGCTGTCAGCCTCAGCAGGTGTGTATTCAACCTGATTCGAGGAGCAGCGCTGCTCTGGGAGACACACAACCGCAGGTTAaagatgagagaagaagaactacaacaacaaatggaTGACCTCAGAGGctcacagcagcatcacatACAG AGGAAGAAGGTGTCTCTGGATGTCCTGCTGGGTGCACTCCGGCAGGAGGGCAGTGAGAGCGCTCTGAAGACGTCTCTGGACAAAGCTGTCGTGTTCCTGCAGGAGGTCCAACAGAG CTGCAGACAGCAAGTCTCAGATCAGTGTCAGCTGTTGGATCGTCTCCCGTCCCTCCTCCTGGAAGAGCTCCTCTCCtacagcagcagcctcagctcGTTCTTCCGCCTCAACCACACCTACAGACCG AGTCCAGAGGATCTGCAGAAACTCCACCCATCACTGAGCTCCACCTCAGACCAGC TTaacagtggaggtgctgaaacAGAGAAACCAGAGGAGATGACGGAGAATCATCCAATCAGCTGTCAGACTGACACAGACCTCGCCCAGCCCTCTGATGATTGGCTGACTGAG GCGGAGTCCTCCCTGAAGGACCTCTGTGACATCCGCAGTGATGTCACATTCACCTCATCCAGTGGTGTGGCTTATACCGGACCCGCCTTCTCATGCCCAGCTCCTGACTTGCCGGACGACCAGCAACAGGAAACACACCTTACCCTATTTCCTGTAGagctgctcacacacaaactcatcag TGTGCGGACTCTCTTCCTGGAGAACCTGGAGCAGCACTTCCGTGATGTCCTCAGCGCGGCTGTCATCATGGTGACTCACAGGGAGGAGGTGCTGCATTCAGAGGAGGAGCTCCACCTGAAGCAGCTGAACCACCAACACATCCAGACCCATATATACGAACCCCGCCTTG cTGAGCTGCAGCTCCACAAACAGCGTGTTGATGCTCACTTTGACGGGGTGTCTGACGTCTTGGCTTCCTGTAAGCTGGAGCTAAAGGACCTGCAAACTTCCATCAAGGAGAAGAACGAGAAGTTCTCCGCCACGGTGTCCAACATGGACGACAACATCATGACAGCCGACAACAGCCAGCG TCTGGAGGCTGTGAGCTCCGCCTTGCAGGACTGTCTAGACAAACATATCAGAGACACGCAGGACTGTCAGACCTCCTTCAGACAGACTGTTCAGATCAGACTGGAGGAGGTCAGACACAGAACAGCACAGCTCCTCATGTCCTTCAG gttgTTCAGTGAAGGAGGAGATTTCTCCCCTCAGGAGGTGAAGATGTTTCAGAGGAAAGTGAAGGAGAAGACCAAACAGATCCGTGTGGCAGAAAAGTCCATTTACTCTGAGCTGGAGGGGTTTGAGTCCAAGAGTTTGCTGCAG gTGAAGGAGGTGTCTGGTCGTTTTGAGGAGACCCTCTCGGTCCTGAAGACTGAGGTGATGTTCAcggagaagatcaagaagattATCAGCAGCACACGAGTCAGCATCAAGGCAGAG GCAGCCAGCagtaaccagcagcaggacgctCTCAGCAGCAGGTTGGAGGATCTGAGGAGGCTGATGGAGGACACACAG gTGTCTCCAGATCAGGTGTCCTCTTTCCTGTCATCGGTCAGTGATGATTTCAAGAAGCGATCTCAGTACCTGGAATTTTCATGG GTCCACACCTTGCAGGAGAGTCTGTCACCTCGTCCCAAGTCCAGGAAGAAGGTCCGGTCAGCCCCGCCTCCTGGTTTACTGCAGCCGAGCAGGAAAGGTGTTTACATCCTCAATGACCCTGTGGTGGGAGTCATCAAATTCCTCAACAG GTTCAGTATGATCCAGGAGGATGGGACAGAAGAAGtagagaaggaagagagaggaagaacagcTTCTG GTCAGAGTTCAGTCCGGCGTCTTCAGCAGAGATGTACCAGCTCAGTTAGCAACCTCAG tgttggCCGAGGCTCCAAGTCCATCAGGTCCGACAGAAGGCTCCAGGTTTTTGGACCCAAACCAGATCCAGAACAGACTTCACA ctCGCTCAGCTCTGCAGTTAACGGCGTGTTATGGAAAGCCAATGATGTCATCCTGCCGGTTGCCGAG GACTTCTACCTGAGCAAGCGGGGCAGCAGGTTCCTCCTGGTTCCTGATAGTTTGAACCAATGGGCTGAGAGCATGCAGCAGAGGCTTCTGGGATACCAGGACCAGGCCAGGAAGCTTCTGAGCACGAGCAGAGAcg AACTCATGATCCAGCTGTCCTTCTTGGCCGAGCTGCTCAAATTGTTACCCAAAGTCCTGATCACCAACCATGAGCGACAGCAGGTGGCGAAGCtaagagaggaggtgggcggaGTCCGAATGAAGCTGGAGGACACACTGACAGCCGGCGAGAAGGAGAAG GGTGAAAACGTCCGTCAGCTGAGAGCTTCTCTGAGAGACGACGAGCTTCAGACGACGAGCGGCGGAGAGGaactcagacagcagcagctaCACAGCGCCATCTGTTCAACACACCTGGAACTACAG gagtgtgtgagagtCAGGGGGGAGGAGTTTGTGACATCACTGGCCTCTCTAACGGAGAAGCTGCTCCATCAGCTGGATGACCTGCTCACAGCCTCAG ACACAGAGGCTCAGGCGTCACAGCAGCACCCGGAGGAAAGCTCTCTGACCACGGAGACCGGGGAGGAACCAGGACCCAAACTCTGCACGGTCAGCAG GACCTTCTCTGGTATCCCGTACCCGATGCCTCCTGCTGACCTGCCACCCGGTGTTACCATAGCAACAACAGCATCCATCACCACCACCAGGTGCAGCTCGGTGCACGAGGCCGTCATTGAGCTGAGAGATGCTGCTGTGAAG aggTTCGAGCAGCTGTTGCGGTCCGAGTCATCACGTTCAGACGACGACAAAGGAAGACGACTGAGtgagctgcagagctggagaCAGCAAACACcaacctaa
- the ccdc180 gene encoding coiled-coil domain-containing protein 180 isoform X1 has protein sequence MSESRAVPSGKVYQQLFGAQVQLSRSLLAGRRDTRTDCLSAEDSNTHCSTTSSRGQQLDDADEVDDVCRLPDSMAVSRPSSDFLERLAEKKSRKHKEALTQLDKELSEITQVYETRVRAVSEELRSSLQNVDLFLNNLKDRMKNLEHLENVTLQDVCSLWEEVEEAVKIKKTRIMELNQKLTEAESKRTDQIRVVLRKYCPLLEKISYLPPFDVHRLIHNEATMLNQSLLANRRSVARLLLLLQEQNLQQEALLRLHWEDCLSRWRSARVREITDCYRELCSSDEDQEQVLVQKAAQKMKQTQQELMEKRRDIVSNMCSLVPPLCSVSLVSDWFNQLMAVNEQIDSVHADHLNQLCGCYEQRWQDRLTEVERCKEALSALQLPEDEVKYVVGSKLLPLTGQSQNLVEERLAGFNVCCESLACRAVSLSRCVFNLIRGAALLWETHNRRLKMREEELQQQMDDLRGSQQHHIQRKKVSLDVLLGALRQEGSESALKTSLDKAVVFLQEVQQSCRQQVSDQCQLLDRLPSLLLEELLSYSSSLSSFFRLNHTYRPSPEDLQKLHPSLSSTSDQLNSGGAETEKPEEMTENHPISCQTDTDLAQPSDDWLTEAESSLKDLCDIRSDVTFTSSSGVAYTGPAFSCPAPDLPDDQQQETHLTLFPVELLTHKLISVRTLFLENLEQHFRDVLSAAVIMVTHREEVLHSEEELHLKQLNHQHIQTHIYEPRLAELQLHKQRVDAHFDGVSDVLASCKLELKDLQTSIKEKNEKFSATVSNMDDNIMTADNSQRLEAVSSALQDCLDKHIRDTQDCQTSFRQTVQIRLEEVRHRTAQLLMSFRLFSEGGDFSPQEVKMFQRKVKEKTKQIRVAEKSIYSELEGFESKSLLQVKEVSGRFEETLSVLKTEVMFTEKIKKIISSTRVSIKAEAASSNQQQDALSSRLEDLRRLMEDTQVSPDQVSSFLSSVSDDFKKRSQYLEFSWVHTLQESLSPRPKSRKKVRSAPPPGLLQPSRKGVYILNDPVVGVIKFLNRFSMIQEDGTEEVEKEERGRTASGQSSVRRLQQRCTSSVSNLSVGRGSKSIRSDRRLQVFGPKPDPEQTSHSLSSAVNGVLWKANDVILPVAEDFYLSKRGSRFLLVPDSLNQWAESMQQRLLGYQDQARKLLSTSRDELMIQLSFLAELLKLLPKVLITNHERQQVAKLREEVGGVRMKLEDTLTAGEKEKGENVRQLRASLRDDELQTTSGGEELRQQQLHSAICSTHLELQECVRVRGEEFVTSLASLTEKLLHQLDDLLTASDTEAQASQQHPEESSLTTETGEEPGPKLCTVSRTFSGIPYPMPPADLPPGVTIATTASITTTRCSSVHEAVIELRDAAVKRFEQLLRSESSRSDDDKGRRLSELQSWRQQTPT, from the exons atgaGTGAGAGCAGAGCGGTGCCGAGCGGGAAGGTTTACCAACAGCTGTTTGGTGCTCAG gtTCAGCTGTCCAGGTCTCTGCTGGCAGGGCGGAGAGACACAAGGACAGACTGTCTGTCTGCTGAGGACAgcaacacacactgcagcacaaccagcag cagggggcagcagctgGATGATGCTGATGAAGTGGATGATGTTTGCAGACTTCCTGACTCTATGG CGGTCTCCcgtccgagctctgacttcctcgAACGACTGGCcgagaaaaaaagcagaaaacacaaagaagctCTGACACAGCTGGACAAAGAGCTTAGTGAAATCACTCAG GTGTATGAGACTCGGGTGAGGGCTGTGAGCGAGGAGCTGCGGTCCTCTCTGCAGAATGTAGACTTGTTTTTGAACAACCTGAAGGACAGAATGAAAAACCTGGAGCACCTGGAGAACGTCACTCTGCAG gatgtgTGTAGTCtctgggaggaggtggaggaggcggTGAAGATAAAGAAGACCAGAATCATGGAGCTGAACCAGAAACTGACGGAAGCCGAGAGCAAACGAACCGACCAG atCCGAGTTGTGCTCAGGAAatactgccccctgctggagaaGATAAGCTACCTGCCGCCTTTTGATGTCCACAGACTCATCCACAATGAGGCCACT aTGTTGAACCAGTCTCTGTTGGCGAACCGTCGAAGCGTGGCgcgtctgctgctgctcctccaagaGCAGAACCTGCAGCAGGAGGCGCTCCTCCGCCTGCACTGGGAGGACTGTCTGAGCCGCTGGAGGAGCGCCAGAGTCAGAGAGATTACAGACTGCTACAG AGAACTCTGCAGCAGTGATGAGGACCAGGAGCAGGTCTTAGTTCAGAAGGCCGCTCAGAAGATGAAACAAACTCAACAAGAACTGATGGAAAAACGCCGGGACATCGTCAGCAACATGTG CTCTCTGGTCCCGCCCCTCTGCTCCGTTTCTCTGGTCTCTGATTGGTTCAACCAACTCATGGCTGTCAATGAACAGATAG acagTGTTCACGCTGACCACCTCAATCAGCTGTGTGGTTGTTATGAGCAGAGGTGGCAGGATCGACTGACGGAGGTGGAGCGCTGTAAG GAGGCGctctcagctctgcagctccCTGAGGACGAAGTGAAGTATGTCGTCGGCTCCAAGCTGCTGCCTCTGACTGGTCAAAGCCAGAATCTAGTAGAAGAGAGATTGGCTGGTTTTAAC gtgtGCTGTGAGTCTCTGGCCTGCCGCGCTGTCAGCCTCAGCAGGTGTGTATTCAACCTGATTCGAGGAGCAGCGCTGCTCTGGGAGACACACAACCGCAGGTTAaagatgagagaagaagaactacaacaacaaatggaTGACCTCAGAGGctcacagcagcatcacatACAG AGGAAGAAGGTGTCTCTGGATGTCCTGCTGGGTGCACTCCGGCAGGAGGGCAGTGAGAGCGCTCTGAAGACGTCTCTGGACAAAGCTGTCGTGTTCCTGCAGGAGGTCCAACAGAG CTGCAGACAGCAAGTCTCAGATCAGTGTCAGCTGTTGGATCGTCTCCCGTCCCTCCTCCTGGAAGAGCTCCTCTCCtacagcagcagcctcagctcGTTCTTCCGCCTCAACCACACCTACAGACCG AGTCCAGAGGATCTGCAGAAACTCCACCCATCACTGAGCTCCACCTCAGACCAGC TTaacagtggaggtgctgaaacAGAGAAACCAGAGGAGATGACGGAGAATCATCCAATCAGCTGTCAGACTGACACAGACCTCGCCCAGCCCTCTGATGATTGGCTGACTGAG GCGGAGTCCTCCCTGAAGGACCTCTGTGACATCCGCAGTGATGTCACATTCACCTCATCCAGTGGTGTGGCTTATACCGGACCCGCCTTCTCATGCCCAGCTCCTGACTTGCCGGACGACCAGCAACAGGAAACACACCTTACCCTATTTCCTGTAGagctgctcacacacaaactcatcag TGTGCGGACTCTCTTCCTGGAGAACCTGGAGCAGCACTTCCGTGATGTCCTCAGCGCGGCTGTCATCATGGTGACTCACAGGGAGGAGGTGCTGCATTCAGAGGAGGAGCTCCACCTGAAGCAGCTGAACCACCAACACATCCAGACCCATATATACGAACCCCGCCTTG cTGAGCTGCAGCTCCACAAACAGCGTGTTGATGCTCACTTTGACGGGGTGTCTGACGTCTTGGCTTCCTGTAAGCTGGAGCTAAAGGACCTGCAAACTTCCATCAAGGAGAAGAACGAGAAGTTCTCCGCCACGGTGTCCAACATGGACGACAACATCATGACAGCCGACAACAGCCAGCG TCTGGAGGCTGTGAGCTCCGCCTTGCAGGACTGTCTAGACAAACATATCAGAGACACGCAGGACTGTCAGACCTCCTTCAGACAGACTGTTCAGATCAGACTGGAGGAGGTCAGACACAGAACAGCACAGCTCCTCATGTCCTTCAG gttgTTCAGTGAAGGAGGAGATTTCTCCCCTCAGGAGGTGAAGATGTTTCAGAGGAAAGTGAAGGAGAAGACCAAACAGATCCGTGTGGCAGAAAAGTCCATTTACTCTGAGCTGGAGGGGTTTGAGTCCAAGAGTTTGCTGCAG gTGAAGGAGGTGTCTGGTCGTTTTGAGGAGACCCTCTCGGTCCTGAAGACTGAGGTGATGTTCAcggagaagatcaagaagattATCAGCAGCACACGAGTCAGCATCAAGGCAGAG GCAGCCAGCagtaaccagcagcaggacgctCTCAGCAGCAGGTTGGAGGATCTGAGGAGGCTGATGGAGGACACACAG gTGTCTCCAGATCAGGTGTCCTCTTTCCTGTCATCGGTCAGTGATGATTTCAAGAAGCGATCTCAGTACCTGGAATTTTCATGG GTCCACACCTTGCAGGAGAGTCTGTCACCTCGTCCCAAGTCCAGGAAGAAGGTCCGGTCAGCCCCGCCTCCTGGTTTACTGCAGCCGAGCAGGAAAGGTGTTTACATCCTCAATGACCCTGTGGTGGGAGTCATCAAATTCCTCAACAG GTTCAGTATGATCCAGGAGGATGGGACAGAAGAAGtagagaaggaagagagaggaagaacagcTTCTG GTCAGAGTTCAGTCCGGCGTCTTCAGCAGAGATGTACCAGCTCAGTTAGCAACCTCAG tgttggCCGAGGCTCCAAGTCCATCAGGTCCGACAGAAGGCTCCAGGTTTTTGGACCCAAACCAGATCCAGAACAGACTTCACA ctCGCTCAGCTCTGCAGTTAACGGCGTGTTATGGAAAGCCAATGATGTCATCCTGCCGGTTGCCGAG GACTTCTACCTGAGCAAGCGGGGCAGCAGGTTCCTCCTGGTTCCTGATAGTTTGAACCAATGGGCTGAGAGCATGCAGCAGAGGCTTCTGGGATACCAGGACCAGGCCAGGAAGCTTCTGAGCACGAGCAGAGAcg AACTCATGATCCAGCTGTCCTTCTTGGCCGAGCTGCTCAAATTGTTACCCAAAGTCCTGATCACCAACCATGAGCGACAGCAGGTGGCGAAGCtaagagaggaggtgggcggaGTCCGAATGAAGCTGGAGGACACACTGACAGCCGGCGAGAAGGAGAAG GGTGAAAACGTCCGTCAGCTGAGAGCTTCTCTGAGAGACGACGAGCTTCAGACGACGAGCGGCGGAGAGGaactcagacagcagcagctaCACAGCGCCATCTGTTCAACACACCTGGAACTACAG gagtgtgtgagagtCAGGGGGGAGGAGTTTGTGACATCACTGGCCTCTCTAACGGAGAAGCTGCTCCATCAGCTGGATGACCTGCTCACAGCCTCAG ACACAGAGGCTCAGGCGTCACAGCAGCACCCGGAGGAAAGCTCTCTGACCACGGAGACCGGGGAGGAACCAGGACCCAAACTCTGCACGGTCAGCAG GACCTTCTCTGGTATCCCGTACCCGATGCCTCCTGCTGACCTGCCACCCGGTGTTACCATAGCAACAACAGCATCCATCACCACCACCAGGTGCAGCTCGGTGCACGAGGCCGTCATTGAGCTGAGAGATGCTGCTGTGAAG aggTTCGAGCAGCTGTTGCGGTCCGAGTCATCACGTTCAGACGACGACAAAGGAAGACGACTGAGtgagctgcagagctggagaCAGCAAACACcaacctaa
- the psmc6 gene encoding 26S proteasome regulatory subunit 10B, which produces MADGREKALQDYRKKLLDHKEVDGRLKELREQLREQTKQYEKSENDLKALQSVGQIVGEVLKQLTEEKFIVKATNGPRYVVGCRRQLDKSQLKPGTRVALDMTTLTIMRYLPREVDPLVYNMSHEDPGSVSYSEIGGLSEQIRELREVIELPLTNPELFQRVGIIPPKGCLLYGPPGTGKTLLARAVASQLDCNFLKVVSSSIVDKYIGESARLIREMFNYARDHQPCIIFMDEIDAIGGRRFSEGTSADREIQRTLMELLNQMDGFDTLHRVKMIMATNRPDTLDPALLRPGRLDRKIHIELPNEQARLDILKIHSSPITKHGEIDFEAIVKLSDGFNGADLRNVCTEAGLFAIRADREYVTQEDFMKAVRKVADSKKLESKLDYKPV; this is translated from the exons ATGGCGGACGGCAGAGAGAAGGCGCTGCAGGACTACAGAAAGAAACTCCTGGACCATAAAGAGGTGGACGGACGGTTAAAAGAGT tgaGAGAGCAGCTGAGGGAACAGACCAAACAGTATGAGAAGTCAGAGAATGACCTGAAGGCTCTGCAGAGCGTGGGACAG atTGTTGGAGAGGTTCTCAAACAGCTCACAGAGGAGAAAT TCATTGTGAAGGCCACCAACGGTCCTCGATATGTGGTGGGGTGTCGCAGACAG ttgGATAAATCTCAGCTGAAGCCCGGCACCAGAGTGGCTCTGGACATGACCACCCTCACCATCATGAG gtacCTGCCCAGGGAGGTGGACCCTCTGGTGTATAACATGTCTCATGAGGATCCTGGTAGTGTGTCATACTCTGAGATTGGAGGACTGTCTGAACAGATCAGAGAGCTGAGAgag GTGATCGAGCTCCCCCTGACCAACCCTGAGCTCTTCCAGAGAGTCGGCATCATCCCTCCTAAAGGCTGCCTGCTGTACGGACCTCCAG GTACGGGGAAAACTCTGCTGGCCCGGGCTGTAGCCAGTCAGCTCGACTGTAACTTCCTCAAG gtgGTGTCAAGCTCCATCGTGGATAAATACATCGGAGAGAGCGCCCGTCTGATCAGAGAGATGTTTAACTACGCCAGAGACCACCAACCCTGCATCATCTTCATGGACGAGATTGACGCCATCG gtggcCGGCGTTTCTCTGAGGGGACGTCAGCTGACAGAGAGATCCAGAGGACCCTGATGGAG CTCTTGAACCAGATGGACGGCTTCGACACGTTGCACAGAGTCAAGATGATCATGGCCACCAACAGACCCGACACTCTGGACCCAGCCCTGCTCAGGCCCGGCAGGCTGGACCGCAAGATCC ACATCGAGCTGCCCAACGAGCAGGCTCGTCTGGACATCCTGAAGATCCACTCCAGCCCCATCACCAAACACGGAGAGATCG ACTTTGAGGCCATTGTGAAGCTGTCAGATGGATTTAACGGGGCTGATCTGAGGAACGTCTGCACAGAAGCAG gTCTGTTTGCAATCCGTGCCGACCGTGAGTATGTCACTCAGGAGGACTTCATGAAGGCCGTGAGGAAGGTGGCGGACTCGAAGAAGCTGGAGTCCAAACTGGATTATAAACCTGTATAA